The following proteins come from a genomic window of Candidatus Francisella endociliophora:
- a CDS encoding MlaE family ABC transporter permease, with protein MEIQVKEDTIYFQGLMTLKEINPKQVEKKINHSKKQITKVDISQINALDTAGAYFIIRTAASLNINKEQIIINNDKNRKMIELVTKNYPTKDDEKFINKSNVVFNSIYTLGRNTNNLLSEIKTSIGFLGAVFLGYLVLIRKPYKSFFSIVLNIAYDSTIKALGIVMLLSLIIGLVLTYLPLNLMMQYGTQIFVVDMLGISSFREFAPLFTAIIIAGRSGSAFTSEIGIMKVNEEIDALQTIGEDPMQRLVLPRITALIISLPVLAAVAMIANILGGMIIADVIAGITPLQFIERLFSHVSVNHFYIGLLKTPFFALVIAGIGCHQGMSVKRDSQSVGKATTTSVVYSIFLIIVVDAIFAVALNGVA; from the coding sequence ATGGAAATACAAGTCAAAGAAGATACTATTTATTTTCAAGGTTTAATGACCCTAAAAGAGATTAATCCCAAACAAGTAGAAAAAAAGATTAACCATTCAAAAAAGCAAATAACAAAAGTCGATATTAGCCAAATAAATGCTTTAGATACTGCAGGGGCTTATTTTATTATTAGAACAGCTGCCAGCTTAAATATAAACAAAGAACAAATCATTATAAATAATGATAAAAATAGAAAGATGATAGAGCTTGTCACCAAGAACTATCCAACAAAAGATGATGAAAAATTTATAAATAAATCAAATGTCGTTTTTAATAGTATTTATACTTTAGGAAGAAATACAAATAATCTTCTTTCAGAAATAAAGACAAGTATAGGTTTCCTTGGCGCTGTATTTTTAGGATATTTAGTCCTAATTCGTAAGCCTTACAAATCTTTTTTCTCAATAGTATTAAATATAGCCTATGATTCAACGATTAAAGCTCTGGGCATCGTAATGCTTTTATCATTAATTATTGGGTTAGTTCTAACATACCTGCCTCTTAATTTAATGATGCAATATGGTACGCAAATCTTTGTTGTAGATATGCTTGGCATTTCGTCTTTTAGAGAGTTTGCTCCCTTATTTACCGCGATTATTATTGCTGGTAGAAGTGGTTCTGCATTTACTTCAGAAATAGGAATCATGAAAGTTAATGAAGAGATTGATGCTCTTCAAACTATAGGTGAAGATCCTATGCAAAGGCTTGTTTTGCCTAGAATTACTGCGCTAATAATTAGCTTACCTGTGCTTGCAGCTGTTGCCATGATAGCAAATATCCTTGGTGGTATGATAATAGCAGATGTAATAGCAGGAATCACTCCTTTGCAATTTATTGAAAGACTATTTTCTCATGTAAGTGTTAATCACTTTTATATAGGCCTTTTAAAAACACCATTTTTTGCTCTAGTAATAGCGGGGATTGGGTGTCATCAAGGCATGTCTGTTAAACGAGACTCACAAAGTGTTGGTAAGGCAACTACAACAAGTGTTGTATATTCGATATTTTTAATAATAGTAGTAGATGCTATTTTTGCAGTAGCACTTAACGGTGTAGCTTAG
- a CDS encoding ABC transporter ATP-binding protein: MSESIIQVRDLSTKFGKEWIHRDLNLDIPPEKISCIIGASGCGKTTLMREILMLQPIYSGKIFLLGQEISKLADNPIKRKQISSSMSMMFQHCALFSSLTNLENVIFPLKQHTKLPVDILIDIAIVKLKMVGLKEEAFNKYPSEISGGMLKRVALARTIVLDPKVVFLDEPNAGLDPYSARAMDELILYLKEELKMSVVMITHDLSTIWNIVDDIIYMDEKKIMLHDTVDIVSKQIQYDSIRKFFDSHNEGK, from the coding sequence ATGAGTGAAAGCATTATTCAAGTAAGAGATCTAAGCACAAAATTTGGTAAAGAATGGATTCATAGAGATCTAAACTTAGATATTCCTCCAGAAAAAATCAGTTGCATAATTGGCGCTAGCGGCTGCGGCAAAACAACTCTTATGCGTGAGATTCTTATGCTACAGCCTATTTATTCTGGAAAAATATTTCTGCTTGGACAAGAAATATCTAAACTAGCTGATAATCCAATCAAACGTAAACAAATATCTAGCAGCATGAGTATGATGTTTCAACACTGTGCTTTATTTTCATCTTTAACAAACCTTGAAAATGTTATATTCCCGCTTAAGCAACATACAAAACTACCGGTAGATATTCTTATTGATATAGCAATAGTAAAACTAAAAATGGTAGGACTAAAAGAAGAAGCATTTAACAAATACCCTTCTGAGATTAGTGGAGGTATGTTAAAGAGGGTTGCTTTAGCTAGAACAATAGTATTAGACCCTAAAGTTGTATTTCTGGATGAGCCAAATGCAGGTCTTGATCCTTATTCAGCAAGAGCTATGGATGAACTTATCCTATACTTAAAAGAGGAACTTAAAATGTCTGTTGTTATGATTACACATGACTTGAGCACTATCTGGAACATTGTTGATGATATTATATACATGGATGAGAAAAAAATTATGCTACATGATACAGTTGATATTGTATCCAAACAAATACAATACGATAGTATAAGAAAGTTTTTTGACTCACATAATGAAGGTAAATAG
- a CDS encoding MlaD family protein, protein MNENSIKNLIAGLFVIFMVFVMIFIGFFLSGGFKNQDTTEFVSNFKSISGLNVGSDVSYKGFNVGKVSDISINKHNPKLVSVYMKINSQIPIYKQTVATLQTIGITGQSKIELALDIGKNDIGLDLITKQKGKTPEIKSKPSQFESILNKVSGIADSLEKISNKFNKMMSPQNLDRFNEFTDSINILLYNLSNSSIYLNKTLMNFNETMSEGQETITRLNDVMKMVQYDPSIVVRGVEHKD, encoded by the coding sequence ATGAATGAAAATAGTATAAAAAACCTTATTGCGGGACTATTCGTGATTTTTATGGTATTTGTGATGATATTTATCGGCTTCTTTTTATCAGGTGGCTTTAAAAATCAAGATACAACTGAATTTGTTTCAAATTTCAAAAGTATTTCGGGGCTAAACGTCGGATCAGATGTATCTTATAAAGGATTTAATGTAGGTAAAGTCTCTGATATTTCGATAAATAAACATAACCCTAAACTTGTTAGCGTATATATGAAAATAAACAGTCAAATACCAATATATAAGCAAACTGTAGCAACATTGCAAACCATAGGCATAACTGGTCAATCTAAGATAGAACTTGCTCTCGATATTGGGAAAAATGATATAGGTCTTGATCTTATAACAAAACAAAAAGGTAAAACACCTGAAATAAAATCCAAACCTTCACAATTTGAAAGCATTCTAAATAAAGTCAGTGGAATAGCAGATTCTCTAGAAAAAATTTCTAATAAATTTAATAAAATGATGTCCCCTCAAAATTTAGATAGATTCAATGAATTTACTGACAGTATAAATATATTACTTTACAACCTAAGCAACTCTTCAATTTACTTAAATAAAACACTCATGAATTTTAATGAAACCATGTCTGAAGGACAAGAAACTATTACCCGCCTAAATGATGTAATGAAAATGGTTCAATATGACCCATCAATTGTTGTTAGAGGTGTAGAACATAAGGATTAA
- a CDS encoding DUF445 domain-containing protein produces the protein MNVFNKSFMTNLIALVLAGVGWYFVEPHIKNIGFYALSGALTNWIAIYMLFEKIPFLYGSGIIPNKFESFKRAIKKMIMEQFFSQENLNKFLASEDIKKYLSNTLASKIDYNKIFDSFVEMLMSSKYGSMIDMFLGGRDALEGLREPFIKKLDSKVLELISELDINSDSISQKASEKIEKVIDNRLEELTPIMVKEMIQKIIREHLGWLVVWGGVFGGLIGLGASFIA, from the coding sequence ATGAATGTATTTAATAAAAGTTTTATGACTAACTTAATAGCTCTAGTTTTAGCTGGGGTTGGTTGGTATTTTGTTGAACCACATATCAAAAATATAGGGTTTTATGCTTTATCAGGAGCATTAACCAATTGGATAGCTATCTATATGCTTTTTGAAAAAATTCCATTTCTATATGGTTCAGGAATTATTCCTAATAAATTTGAAAGCTTTAAAAGAGCAATAAAAAAAATGATTATGGAACAGTTTTTCTCACAAGAGAATCTAAATAAATTTCTTGCTAGTGAAGATATTAAAAAGTATCTCAGTAATACACTAGCATCAAAGATCGATTACAATAAAATATTTGATAGTTTTGTTGAGATGTTAATGAGTAGTAAATATGGTTCAATGATAGATATGTTTTTAGGTGGTAGGGATGCTCTTGAAGGGCTGAGAGAGCCATTTATCAAAAAATTGGATTCTAAGGTTTTAGAACTAATTTCCGAGTTAGATATAAATAGTGATTCAATTTCCCAAAAAGCTTCAGAAAAAATAGAGAAAGTTATAGATAATAGATTAGAGGAGCTAACACCTATTATGGTAAAAGAGATGATTCAAAAAATTATTCGTGAACATCTTGGATGGTTAGTTGTATGGGGAGGTGTTTTTGGAGGCTTAATAGGTTTAGGAGCTAGCTTTATTGCTTAG
- a CDS encoding 16S rRNA (uracil(1498)-N(3))-methyltransferase, with translation MRTIRGFFAEISQENRNLAISGEYYNYFKNVLRLKKSDTIELFNNKDGLQYKTKIISIDNKAINLEVIDSRIVENENPYTTNLYQSLIKNENFELVIQKATELGVNNIYPIITEYTNHKFDKKGFSKKIERWNKIAISATEQCGRVFIPTIHTPIELTNIKYSLEDLNLTLCPYSKTTDDFKTKVQNHSNINIFIGPEGGFSDNEMSLFKQVDFKMINLGKRILKAETAPINIFSIINFLK, from the coding sequence ATGAGAACTATTAGAGGATTTTTTGCTGAAATTTCACAAGAAAATAGAAATTTAGCAATTTCTGGAGAATACTATAATTACTTCAAAAATGTCCTTAGATTAAAAAAATCTGACACTATTGAGCTTTTTAATAACAAAGACGGTCTCCAATACAAAACAAAAATCATATCTATAGATAATAAAGCTATCAACCTTGAAGTGATTGACTCAAGAATAGTAGAAAATGAAAACCCATATACAACAAACCTTTATCAATCTTTAATAAAAAATGAAAATTTTGAACTGGTTATCCAAAAGGCTACGGAGCTTGGAGTAAATAATATTTATCCAATTATTACTGAATATACAAATCATAAATTTGATAAAAAAGGATTTAGTAAAAAAATAGAAAGATGGAATAAAATTGCTATATCAGCCACAGAGCAATGTGGGCGAGTATTTATTCCAACAATTCACACTCCTATAGAACTAACAAATATCAAATATTCATTGGAGGATCTTAACCTAACACTTTGCCCTTATTCAAAAACAACTGATGACTTTAAAACTAAAGTACAAAACCACTCTAACATAAATATTTTTATAGGCCCGGAAGGTGGCTTTAGTGATAATGAAATGTCACTATTTAAGCAAGTGGATTTTAAAATGATAAATCTAGGAAAAAGAATACTAAAAGCTGAAACTGCTCCTATAAATATATTCTCTATAATAAATTTTCTCAAATAA
- a CDS encoding oligopeptide:H+ symporter, which translates to MLMQNNNKTLSAPFWIVWGIEFWERFGFYGFQAIIALYFTQKLGLSEKETIYLMGSFFAFTFGFIWVGGLIGDKVFGAKRTILIGATVLCLSYLGFIFANSETIYYIFAGIIIGNAIFKANPSSLISKMFEKGDGRLNSAMTLYYLAINIGGLVCMALTPVISEAYGYTQAFVLCGVGLIVGIIGFILFYKKMDGLDTEAGRHPVNKTHAIYTLAGGIAAFLIIANILPNTTLCIELTAVVVTIATVYFLYIALNLESYERNRMLVAFVLIIEAIFFYSLYFQMPTTLTFFAKHNVELSIFGWHVPAAQYQFLNPLWILIFSPILAVVYKKSKLTHATKFCIGTALMCVSYATLYCTKYFATESIVSGNWLVLSYASSSLGELLISGLGLAMVAELCPAFISGFVMGFWFLATMIASYIASYIGSFIALPHNSEIISKQQSLETYTSVFGYIAVGILIITIIMIALTPILNKYTNKIKVVEDHKADIDNVTYHPET; encoded by the coding sequence ATGCTTATGCAAAATAATAATAAAACGCTTTCTGCCCCATTCTGGATAGTGTGGGGAATAGAATTTTGGGAAAGATTTGGTTTCTATGGATTCCAAGCAATTATTGCTCTTTACTTCACCCAGAAGCTTGGTCTAAGTGAAAAAGAAACTATCTATCTTATGGGATCTTTTTTTGCTTTTACATTTGGCTTTATTTGGGTTGGTGGACTTATAGGTGACAAAGTTTTTGGAGCTAAGCGAACAATCTTAATTGGTGCTACAGTACTTTGTTTATCCTATTTAGGCTTTATCTTTGCTAACAGCGAGACTATTTACTATATTTTTGCAGGAATTATTATTGGTAATGCAATATTCAAAGCTAATCCTTCTTCACTAATTTCAAAAATGTTTGAAAAAGGCGATGGTCGCTTAAATAGTGCTATGACTCTTTACTACTTAGCCATTAATATTGGTGGATTAGTATGTATGGCTCTAACTCCAGTAATATCAGAAGCCTACGGATATACGCAAGCATTTGTTCTTTGCGGTGTTGGATTAATTGTAGGTATAATTGGCTTTATCTTATTCTATAAGAAGATGGATGGTCTAGACACTGAAGCAGGTAGACACCCTGTTAATAAGACTCATGCAATTTATACTTTAGCTGGTGGAATTGCTGCTTTTCTTATAATAGCCAATATATTACCTAACACTACTTTATGTATAGAACTAACTGCTGTTGTAGTTACTATTGCTACTGTATATTTCTTATACATTGCTCTTAATCTAGAATCATACGAAAGAAATAGAATGCTAGTTGCTTTTGTCTTAATTATTGAAGCAATATTTTTCTATTCTTTATACTTCCAGATGCCTACAACTCTTACTTTTTTCGCAAAACATAACGTTGAGCTTTCAATATTTGGCTGGCATGTCCCTGCAGCACAATATCAATTTTTAAACCCTCTTTGGATATTGATATTTTCGCCAATATTAGCTGTAGTATATAAAAAAAGTAAACTTACTCATGCCACTAAATTCTGTATCGGTACTGCATTAATGTGTGTTTCTTATGCTACTTTATACTGTACAAAATATTTTGCTACTGAGTCTATTGTATCTGGAAACTGGTTAGTTTTATCCTATGCTAGTTCATCTTTAGGTGAACTATTAATATCAGGATTAGGTCTTGCCATGGTTGCAGAATTATGTCCTGCTTTTATTTCAGGTTTTGTAATGGGCTTCTGGTTTTTAGCTACAATGATTGCATCATATATTGCATCATATATAGGATCTTTTATAGCACTACCTCACAATAGTGAAATCATATCTAAACAACAAAGTCTAGAAACATATACATCGGTATTCGGCTATATAGCAGTTGGTATTTTAATAATAACGATCATAATGATTGCTCTTACACCAATATTAAATAAATATACAAATAAGATAAAAGTTGTGGAAGACCATAAAGCCGATATTGATAATGTGACTTATCATCCAGAAACATAA
- a CDS encoding long-chain-fatty-acid--CoA ligase, giving the protein MSTFSKKTWLSNYPEYAPKNIEENQHTILDMYEKTIVQFPYKDAVSCHDVNLTFLQLDDLATKMASFLQHELGIQKGDRFAIVLPNCLQFTVSLFACIKIGAVFVNVNPLYKADEIEAIFNNCNVKAAIVMDMFAHNMQKARINIQSLENVIVTNIADLYTFPKKQVIGFVSKHLIKDKPQYNKNTFIQFSKVLKADKKLYTKPNIKRENILCLQYSSGTTGKPKGAILTHDNLASNIQQVWAWIKHDLKIENQVIITALPLYHIFSLSANLLCFFFGGGKNVLIPNARDIKDLIKTMSKNEFTIFNGLNTLYMAMLEHPDFEKINKTKYLFSLSGGMPISRKVYLQWLDRTGIELKEGYGMTEMSPAIALNKFNESEDDYFGTCGYPIPGTELSIRDLETHEEIHECFKEGEVWLNGPQKCQGFWNDKENNDLHFTEDGWLKTGDIGYIDKKGRLTISDRIKNMIIVSGFNVYPREIEICILKLNEIREVAVTGIASKTSGERAIAFVSVEKDSKITEEDIIKHCKDKLASYKVPKSCIFVSTLPKNNTGKIDIKKLKNQFL; this is encoded by the coding sequence ATGAGCACATTTTCTAAAAAAACATGGTTATCTAACTATCCTGAATATGCTCCAAAGAATATTGAAGAAAACCAACATACCATTCTAGACATGTACGAAAAAACAATCGTACAGTTTCCATATAAAGATGCAGTATCATGCCATGACGTAAACTTAACATTTCTTCAACTTGATGATCTTGCTACTAAAATGGCTAGCTTTTTACAGCATGAGTTAGGAATTCAAAAAGGTGATAGGTTTGCGATAGTTCTACCGAACTGTTTACAGTTTACAGTTAGCTTATTTGCTTGTATAAAGATTGGTGCTGTATTTGTTAATGTCAACCCTCTTTATAAAGCTGATGAAATAGAAGCCATTTTCAATAACTGTAATGTTAAAGCAGCCATTGTTATGGATATGTTTGCCCATAACATGCAAAAAGCTAGAATAAATATACAGTCATTAGAGAATGTCATTGTTACAAATATTGCAGATTTATATACTTTTCCAAAAAAACAAGTTATTGGATTCGTTTCAAAACATTTAATAAAAGACAAACCTCAGTATAATAAAAATACTTTTATTCAGTTTTCTAAGGTACTGAAAGCGGATAAAAAGCTTTATACAAAGCCAAACATTAAAAGAGAAAATATATTGTGTCTACAATATTCAAGTGGCACAACAGGTAAGCCTAAAGGTGCAATACTTACACATGATAACCTTGCTTCTAATATTCAGCAAGTTTGGGCATGGATAAAACATGACTTAAAGATAGAGAACCAAGTAATAATAACGGCTCTACCCCTTTATCATATATTCTCACTAAGTGCTAACTTGCTATGTTTCTTTTTTGGCGGTGGTAAGAATGTACTTATCCCAAATGCGCGAGATATTAAAGATTTAATAAAAACCATGTCAAAAAATGAGTTCACAATTTTTAACGGTCTCAATACATTGTATATGGCAATGTTAGAACATCCAGATTTTGAAAAAATCAACAAAACTAAGTATCTATTCTCTCTAAGTGGTGGCATGCCCATTTCTCGTAAAGTATACCTCCAATGGTTAGATAGAACAGGTATCGAACTCAAAGAAGGATACGGTATGACAGAAATGTCTCCAGCTATCGCTCTAAATAAGTTTAATGAGTCTGAAGATGATTATTTTGGCACCTGTGGCTACCCTATTCCAGGCACAGAGCTTAGTATTCGAGATTTAGAAACTCATGAGGAAATCCATGAGTGTTTTAAAGAAGGAGAAGTTTGGCTAAATGGTCCCCAAAAGTGCCAAGGATTCTGGAATGATAAAGAAAACAATGATCTACACTTTACTGAAGATGGCTGGTTAAAAACAGGTGATATTGGTTATATTGATAAAAAAGGACGATTGACTATTTCTGACAGAATCAAAAATATGATTATAGTATCTGGGTTCAATGTATACCCAAGAGAAATAGAGATTTGCATTCTTAAATTAAATGAGATTAGAGAGGTTGCTGTGACTGGCATAGCTTCTAAAACTTCTGGAGAAAGAGCAATTGCTTTTGTTTCAGTAGAAAAAGATTCTAAGATAACTGAAGAAGATATAATTAAACATTGTAAAGATAAGCTAGCAAGCTATAAAGTTCCAAAGTCATGTATTTTTGTAAGCACTTTACCCAAAAATAATACTGGAAAAATTGATATTAAAAAGCTGAAAAATCAATTCTTATAA
- a CDS encoding AraC family transcriptional regulator produces MKIGQKFLDDDISNAGEWLEGPTIVAMKGGNSSSDENQINTRESDWHTHSRGKIFCVESGLIHVSTPNGSWVLPSNRAGWIPPDVPHKIRICGTVRGWVIFILPERCEHLSESSHVIPMSEVLRALALRATEWSKTDSLTVEQEHIANIICNEVRSAPEESLHLPMPKSQKLLKVANAIIDNPSIDKTLEEWSSFGAMSPRTLRRIFLAETGLSFSRWRQQAQLARGLDMLAQGISVTQVSDSLGYASPSNFIAMFRKAFGKTPKQYFLNTSDRDKTYKN; encoded by the coding sequence ATGAAAATCGGACAAAAATTTTTAGATGATGATATATCTAATGCTGGTGAATGGCTTGAGGGCCCAACAATAGTGGCAATGAAAGGAGGTAATTCATCATCTGATGAAAATCAGATCAATACACGCGAGTCTGATTGGCATACTCATTCCCGAGGTAAAATATTTTGTGTTGAATCAGGACTAATTCATGTAAGTACACCAAATGGATCTTGGGTACTTCCATCTAACAGGGCTGGTTGGATTCCGCCAGATGTACCACATAAAATACGCATCTGTGGAACTGTAAGAGGATGGGTGATTTTTATATTACCCGAAAGATGTGAGCATTTATCAGAATCATCTCATGTGATACCAATGAGTGAGGTTTTAAGAGCTCTAGCACTTAGAGCAACTGAATGGAGTAAGACTGATTCTCTAACTGTTGAACAGGAGCATATTGCCAATATTATTTGCAATGAAGTTCGTTCTGCCCCAGAAGAATCTTTGCATCTACCTATGCCGAAATCACAAAAGTTATTAAAAGTTGCTAATGCAATAATTGATAATCCATCAATTGATAAGACTCTTGAAGAGTGGTCATCTTTTGGTGCAATGTCACCAAGAACATTAAGAAGAATATTTTTAGCAGAAACCGGATTAAGCTTTTCTCGATGGCGCCAGCAAGCCCAACTTGCAAGAGGGTTAGATATGCTTGCACAGGGTATTTCTGTAACACAGGTTTCAGATTCATTAGGATATGCATCACCAAGTAACTTTATTGCAATGTTTCGTAAAGCTTTTGGTAAAACACCTAAGCAGTATTTTTTGAATACAAGTGATAGGGATAAAACTTATAAGAATTGA
- a CDS encoding MDR family MFS transporter encodes MQTSTPSIGFWGQKRTIVALAISLLALAEIVDLTIVAVAIPQIMGAIGANVETIADVTTVYIVTAAIFILLSGLVIEKYGIKRVALISSVIFGVSSIMCGLSTSLPEMIVFRAFQGLGGAFLPSVAQTYISTSFKNEEYNKMMTVYSMVIVLGPIIGPVLGGAICENMSWEWIFYVNVPLCIVAFIIIFFMMEVTEIKKIKIDYISFGFMAIGVGCLELFIDNGNTNGWFESIEMIILLSISIVSLGFFIWRGLVYSSVVKFRIFKNFNFILACFLCFMFVLLFSAAMAYLPTMLQQVYGYPVDTAGYITAPRGVAAIIGAVITQKILVPKLGVRKTISLGMITFGVSCLMQANFSATANEFDIILTTAIQGLGMMMFFVPFMSVLVVGVADEDMGDMSGSFNFFRNFGSSVGTAFVATFISRNQQITFQELSQNVSSFNHNFQSWTNSLPMPNTETIAMAKQQVLHQSSLLSYINSFYVVGILSLILAIVPFLLKEPPKDAPVPAMH; translated from the coding sequence ATGCAAACTAGTACACCAAGTATTGGCTTCTGGGGTCAAAAAAGAACGATAGTTGCTTTAGCAATAAGTCTACTTGCTCTAGCCGAAATTGTTGACCTAACAATTGTTGCTGTTGCCATACCTCAAATTATGGGAGCAATTGGAGCAAACGTTGAAACTATTGCTGATGTAACCACAGTATATATTGTTACCGCAGCTATTTTTATATTATTATCTGGTTTAGTCATTGAAAAATATGGTATCAAAAGAGTTGCTCTAATATCATCAGTAATCTTCGGAGTTTCTTCTATAATGTGTGGACTCTCTACATCTTTACCTGAAATGATCGTTTTCAGAGCATTCCAAGGATTAGGTGGAGCTTTCCTTCCTTCTGTCGCACAAACATATATATCAACTAGTTTTAAAAACGAAGAGTATAATAAGATGATGACCGTATACAGTATGGTTATAGTTTTAGGTCCTATTATTGGACCAGTTCTTGGTGGAGCTATTTGTGAAAACATGTCTTGGGAATGGATTTTTTACGTTAATGTTCCTCTATGTATAGTAGCTTTCATAATAATATTCTTTATGATGGAAGTAACAGAAATAAAGAAAATCAAAATTGATTACATAAGTTTTGGATTTATGGCTATTGGTGTCGGCTGCCTTGAATTATTCATAGATAACGGCAATACAAATGGCTGGTTTGAATCCATTGAAATGATAATACTTTTATCGATCTCTATAGTTTCATTAGGTTTTTTTATTTGGAGAGGTCTAGTTTATTCATCAGTAGTTAAATTTAGAATTTTCAAAAATTTTAATTTCATCCTAGCATGCTTTTTATGCTTCATGTTTGTTCTTTTATTTTCTGCTGCAATGGCATACCTGCCAACAATGTTACAACAAGTATATGGCTACCCTGTCGATACTGCTGGATATATAACAGCTCCGCGAGGAGTTGCTGCTATAATTGGTGCGGTTATAACACAAAAGATTTTAGTGCCAAAATTAGGGGTCAGAAAAACAATAAGTTTAGGCATGATTACATTTGGTGTATCTTGCTTAATGCAGGCTAATTTCTCTGCGACAGCGAATGAGTTTGATATTATACTTACAACAGCTATACAAGGTTTGGGAATGATGATGTTCTTTGTACCTTTTATGAGTGTCCTTGTAGTAGGTGTGGCAGATGAAGATATGGGAGATATGTCTGGATCATTTAACTTTTTCAGGAACTTTGGTAGCTCTGTGGGAACAGCATTTGTAGCTACATTTATTTCTAGAAATCAACAAATCACATTTCAAGAATTATCTCAAAACGTTTCTTCTTTTAATCATAACTTTCAGTCATGGACTAATTCACTACCCATGCCAAACACAGAAACTATAGCTATGGCAAAGCAACAAGTGCTTCACCAAAGTAGCTTACTAAGTTATATAAACTCTTTTTATGTTGTTGGTATACTTAGCTTAATTTTAGCTATTGTACCGTTTTTATTAAAAGAACCTCCAAAAGATGCTCCTGTTCCAGCAATGCATTAA
- a CDS encoding HlyD family secretion protein, with protein MSEEKIQETQTEETKKLSKFSPKKIIIGCSVIAATALGIYGYYMYNKVFPNTDNAYVNADVINMSPKVGGYIEKVYVKNNQFVHKGDKLIQIDPKDYQLQVSQSNSKVIQAKGQLAVAQEQVSVAKSNLTKAQSSLETATNMANRYIKLYKDDAGSLQDAQKYIDQKIQAEKAKDEAFSTLKQAMVKVEISKAQIGEAKAGLDNANLNLSYTTMVAPDDGYVSNLKVYKGQLVSPGQPLFGFIDNKKWWVDANFKETDLDRIKPGQSVKIELDMYNHTYTGKVDSISYATGSVFSLLPAENATGNWVKVTQRFPVKIALKNSSKYPLRVGASAEVKVDTL; from the coding sequence ATGTCAGAAGAAAAAATACAAGAAACACAGACTGAAGAAACTAAAAAACTTTCAAAGTTTTCACCTAAGAAAATTATTATTGGTTGCAGTGTAATAGCAGCTACGGCATTGGGTATATATGGATACTATATGTATAACAAGGTGTTTCCAAATACAGATAATGCTTATGTAAATGCTGATGTAATAAATATGTCTCCTAAAGTCGGCGGTTATATTGAAAAGGTCTATGTAAAAAATAATCAATTTGTACATAAAGGCGATAAGCTGATACAAATAGATCCTAAAGACTATCAACTACAGGTATCTCAATCAAACTCAAAGGTAATACAAGCTAAAGGACAACTTGCTGTTGCACAAGAACAAGTATCTGTAGCAAAATCAAACTTAACTAAAGCTCAATCTTCTTTGGAAACAGCTACAAATATGGCAAATAGATATATCAAACTATACAAAGATGATGCTGGTTCTTTACAAGATGCGCAAAAGTATATAGATCAAAAGATACAAGCAGAAAAAGCAAAAGATGAAGCGTTTTCTACACTGAAACAAGCTATGGTAAAAGTTGAAATATCTAAAGCTCAGATTGGTGAAGCCAAAGCTGGACTTGATAATGCCAACTTAAATCTTAGTTATACTACGATGGTAGCTCCAGATGACGGGTATGTTTCAAACTTAAAAGTTTATAAAGGTCAGTTAGTTTCACCTGGACAACCCTTATTTGGCTTTATTGATAATAAAAAATGGTGGGTTGATGCGAACTTCAAAGAAACAGATCTAGATAGAATCAAACCTGGACAAAGTGTTAAGATTGAACTAGATATGTATAACCATACATATACAGGAAAAGTTGATAGCATCAGCTATGCAACAGGCTCGGTATTCTCCTTACTCCCTGCAGAGAATGCAACAGGAAACTGGGTAAAAGTTACTCAAAGATTCCCTGTAAAAATAGCTCTTAAAAACAGTTCAAAATATCCTTTAAGAGTTGGTGCTAGTGCAGAAGTTAAAGTAGATACACTATAG